The window GGGCCGCGTCGCCCAGATCAAGGCCGAGATCGAGTCGACCGACTCGGACTGGGACCGCGAGAAGCTCCAGGAGCGCCTCGCCAAGCTGGCCGGCGGCGTCTGCGTGATCCGCGTCGGTGCGGCCACCGAGGTCGAGCTGAAGGAGCGCAAGCACCGTCTGGAGGACGCCATCTCCGCGACCCGCGCCGCGGTCGAGGAGGGCATCGTCTCCGGTGGCGGCTCCGCGCTGGTCCACGCCGTGAAGGTCCTGGAGGACAACCTCGGCCGCACCGGCGACGAGGCCACCGGTGTCGCGGTCGTCCGCCGCGCCGCCGTCGAGCCGCTGCGCTGGATCGCCGAGAACGCCGGCCTCGAGGGCTACGTCATCACCACCAAGGTGGCGGAGCTCGACAAGGGCCAGGGCTTCAACGCCGCCACCGGCGAGTACGGCGACCTGGTCAAGGCCGGCGTCATCGACCCGGTCAAGGTCACCCGCTCCGCCCTGGAGAACGCGGCCTCCATCGCCTCCCTGCTCCTGACGACCGAGACCCTGGTCGTCGAGAAGCCGGCCGAGGAGGAGCCCGAGGCCGGTCACGGCCACGGGCACAGCCACTGAGGCTGACCCCTTCCGCAGCTGAGGCCCGGCTCCCCGTCGCGGGGGGCCGGGCCTCCGGCGTGTGCGGGACCCGCCAGGGACCGGGTGCCTATTGGGGCCCGTACTTGCGGCCGGTACGCGAGGTCATCCCGGTCAGCAGGGCGCGCGGGGTCAGCTTCACCAGCCCCATCAGCGCCTTGTAACGAGGGTCCGGGATCGAGACCGTACGGCCCCGGGCGAGGTCTGCCAGGGCGGCGGCGACCAGCTTGTCCGCGTCGAGCCACATCCACCCCGGGATGTTGTCGGTGCCCATGTCGGCCCGCTGGTGGAACTCGGTCCGCACGAACCCGGGGCAGAGCGCCATCAGCCGCACCCCGGAACCGGCCAGGTCGTGGGCGGCGCCCTGGGTGAACTGCACGACCCACGCCTTGGACGCGCCGTAGGTGCCGCGCGGCACGAAGGCGGCGACCGAGGCGACGTTGACGACTCCGCCCCGCCGCCGTTCGCGCATCGACGCGGTGGCGGCGGTGGTGAGCCGCAGCACCGCCTCGCAGTGCACCTTCAGCATCCGCAGCTCGTCCTCGACCGGCACCTCGAGGTACTCGCCCTTGTTGCCGAACCCCGCGTTGTTGACGAGCAGGTCCACCGGGTGGGTGCGGTCGGCCAGGCGGGCCTCGACGGCGCTGATCCCCTCGTCCGTGGCGAGGTCCGCGGGGAGCACCTCCACCTCCACCCCGTGCTGGTC is drawn from Streptomyces diastaticus subsp. diastaticus and contains these coding sequences:
- a CDS encoding SDR family NAD(P)-dependent oxidoreductase, with amino-acid sequence MTTALITGSTAGIGAAFARRLAASGTDGSGTDRGHGAGHHLVLVARDRERLRRQATELHDQHGVEVEVLPADLATDEGISAVEARLADRTHPVDLLVNNAGFGNKGEYLEVPVEDELRMLKVHCEAVLRLTTAATASMRERRRGGVVNVASVAAFVPRGTYGASKAWVVQFTQGAAHDLAGSGVRLMALCPGFVRTEFHQRADMGTDNIPGWMWLDADKLVAAALADLARGRTVSIPDPRYKALMGLVKLTPRALLTGMTSRTGRKYGPQ